GTCCCATTTTTTGCTTTAGCAGAGCAGTGGGGTGAAAGGATTTTTTGGTATTTAAAAATAGTTAGATATTATTTTGAGAGGAGGATGTAAGATGAGCACCCTAACGTTAAAAGCTACGAATAAAGAACTATATACTAAGTTAATGCAACCGGATGTAATTACAGGATCAGAAATTTTGCTTCGTTCACTACTTTTAGAAGGTGTTGATTGCGTCTTTGGTTATCCAGGTGGAGCTGTGTTATATATTTATGATGCAATCCATGGAAACCCTGACTTTAATCACTTATTAACAAGGCACGAACAAGGAGCAATTCATGCTGCTGATGGATATGCGCGTTCAACAGGAAAGGTTGGTGTATGCATAGCAACTTCAGGTCCAGGAGCTACAAATCTAGTGACAGGAATAGCTACTGCTTATATGGATTCAGTTCCACTTGTGATCATTACTGGAAACGTAATGAGTACAGCCATCGGTACAGATGCTTTTCAAGAAGCAGATATCACTGGAATTACCATGCCCATTACGAAACATAGTTACTTAGTTCGCGATGTAAAAGATTTATCCAAAATTGTTCATGAAGCCTTCCATATTGCGTCAACAGGTAGAAAAGGCCCTGTTCTTATTGATATTCCTAAAGATATATCTGCACATAAAACTGAGTTCAACTATGATAATCAAATTAATATCCGTGGGTATAACCCAACAGTATTACCTAATAAACTTCAAGTAGAACGTTTATTAAAGGCAATCGATGAAGCGAAAAAACCAGTGATTCTTGCAGGGGGCGGGGTTGTATATGCAGGAGCACAAGAAGAATTATTAGAATTTGTAAGCAAAACAAATATTCCGACAATTACAACTTTACTTGGGATCGGTGGATTTCCAAGCTCGAATGATTTATGGTTGGGCATGCCAGGCATGCACGGAACTTATACAGCAAATAAAGCACTCCAAAGTTGTGATTTGTTAATAGGAATCGGTGCAAGGTTTGATGATCGTGTAACGATGAAAGTGGATGGATTTGCCCCAAATGCAAAAATCGCACACATTGATGTTGATCCTGCTGAAGTAGGAAAAGTTGTTGAAACAGCAATTCCTTGTGTGGGTGATGTAAAAAAGGTTTTAGAACTTGTAAATCAAAAAGCAAAAGCAGCACAATCTGAAGCATGGATACAAGAGTTACAGATGATGAAAAAAGAATTCCCACTTAAATATAAAGATGATAATAAACATCTTAAACCACAATACGTCATTGAAATGATTCACAAAACAACAGAGGGAGAAGCCATCGTTACAACAGATGTAGGACAGCATCAAATGTGGGCGGCACAGTACTACAAGTTTAATCATCCTCGTTCTTGGATAACATCAGGTGGATTAGGTACGATGGGTTTTGGCTTTCCTGCGGCAATTGGTGCACAAATGGGAAATCCAGATCGACTCGTAGTATCGATCAATGGTGATGGTGGCATGCAAATGTGTGCTCAAGAATTAGCGATTTGTGCTATTCACAATATTCCTGTAAAAATTGTAGTCATTAACAATCAAGTATTAGGCATGGTGCGTCAATGGCAAGAGATTATTTATGACAATCGTTATAGCCATATTGATTTATCTGGAAGTCCAGATTTTGTGAAATTAGCTGAAGCATATGGAGTAAAGGGATTAAGAGCAACAAATAAAGAAGAGGCTCAAAAAGCTTGGCAGGAAGCTATGGATACACCAGGTCCAGTATTAATCGATTTTATAGTTGAAAAACATGAAAATGTGTATCCGATGGTAAAACAAGGAAGCACAATTGATGAAATGTTAATGGGGGATTCGTAATATGAATGCGACTAAACATACCATTTCAATACTAGTAAACAATCAACCTGGGGTATTACAACGTGTGGCTAGTTTATTCGGTCGAAGAGGTTTTAACATTGAAAGTATTACGGTTGGGAAGTCTGAGGAGGAAGGCCTTTCCAGAATGATTATCGTAACCATCGGTGATGATCAAAAATTAGAACAAATTTCTAAACAGCTGTATAAAGTTATTGATGTAATTAAGGTAATAGACATTAGTGCAAATCCAATGGTTGAACGTGAGTTGGCTTTAATTAAAGTGAACGCTGAACCTTCCATACGTCCAGAGATCATTGGTGTTGTGGAAACTTTCAGAGCAACGATTGTGGATATTGGACCAAAAAGTATCATGGTTCAAGTCGTAGGAGATTCAGATAAAGTAAAAGCTATGGTGGAATTATTAAAACCATACGGTGTTATTCAATTAACTCGTACAGGTGTAGCGGCAATGATAAGAGGAGTTTAAGTTTATTTATAAGATATAAAACATGGGAAGACTCCTTTGAGTGGGCATAACTATTATCCACTCAAGGGAGAAAAAAAGGAGGAAATTATTCAATGGCAGTTACAATGTATTATGAAAACGACGCAGATTTAAACGTATTATCAGGAAAAACAATTGCAGTAATCGGATACGGAAGTCAGGGGCATGCACAGGCTCAGAATCTTAGAGATAGTGGTGTACATGTTATCATCGGTTTACGTAAAGGCCGCTCTTGGGATCAAGCAACCAACGATGGTTTTCAAGTCTTTACAGTGGATGAAGCAACTAAAAAAGCAGATATCGTTCAGATTTTAATGCCAGATGAAACGCAAGGAACCGTATATAGAGAAATGATTGCTCCAAACTTGAAAAAAGGATCTGCAATCATGTTTTCACACGGCTTTAATATAAACTTTGGACAAATCGTCCCTCCTGCAGATGTAGACGTATTTATGATCGCACCAAAATCACCAGGACATTTAGTACGTAGAACTTATGTAGAAGGATTTGGTGTTCCAGGATTAATCGCAGTTGAACAAGATTCAACTGGAAAAGCGAAAGAACTTGGTTTAGCTTACGCTAAAGGTATCGGTTGTACTCGTGCAGGAGTGATTGAAACAACGATCCGTGAAGAAACAGAAACTGACTTATTTGGTGAGCAAGCTGTATTGTGCGGTGGTGTAAGTGCACTTGTAAAAGCTGGATTTGAAACACTAACTGAAGCAGGTTACCAACCTGAAGTTGCCTATTTCGAATGTTTACATGAATTAAAACTAATCGTGGATTTAATGTACGAAGGCGGATTAGAGAGAATGCGTTATTCCGTCAGTGATACTGCTGAATATGGAGATTATGTAACAGGTCCTCGTATCGTAACAGAAGAAACGAAAAAAGAAATGAAGAGAGTATTGGAAGATATCCAACAAGGGAAATTTGCTCGTGATTTTATTTTAGAAAACCAATCTAATCGTGCATTTTTTACAGCAACTCGTCGTCAAGAGTCAGAGCATCCGATTGAAGAAGTAGGTTCAAAATTGCGTGAAATGATGCATTGGATTAGTAAGTAAATCATTGAATGCCGACTAATATCAACCACGTCCATGTGGTTAACGTCGGCATCAGTACATCCTTGTACTGAAAAACCATATTAGGAGGTGGATTTGGGATGAGAAAGATATATGTGTTTGATACAACGTTGAGAGATGGCGAACAATCTCCAGGAGTGAACTTAAATACCCAAGAGAAGGTGGAGATTGCCTTACAATTAGAAAGGCTTGGAATTGATCGAATTGAGGCAGGATTTCCTGCAGCATCACCAGGTGATTTGAAAAGTGTAAGTGAAGTAGCTGAGGCTGTAAAAAATTCATCTATAATTGGACTTTCTCGCTCCCGTGAGCAAGATATTGAAGCAGCGAGGCAAGCATTACAAAAAGCAGAGGATCCTTGTTTGCATTTATTTCTTGCAACCTCTCCTATACATCGTAAATATAAGTTGCGTATGGAGAAACAACAAGTGCTTGAAACAGCAGAAGCGGCCATTCGATATGCAAAAAAATATTTTAATAAAATTGAATTTTCGCCTGAGGATGCAGCTCGAACCGAATTGGATTTTTTATGTGAAGTGACAGAAATGGCAGTTCGAGCTGGTGCTACTGTAGTGAACATCCCAGATACTGTAGGTTTTATGACTCCAGATGAATTTGGGAATATATTCAAAACACTAAGAGAAAACGTACACGGAATTGAAAAAATTCAATTAAGTGCACACTGTCATGATGATTTGGGAATGGCTACAGCGAATGCCCTAGCAGCCATACGTAATGGAGCAGATCAAATTGAAGGAACAATTAACGGTATAGGTGAGCGTGCAGGAAATACTTCAATTGAAGAAGTGGCAATGGCATTAGAAACTAGAAAAGACTTTTATGAAGCAACTACCTCTTTAAAGTTGAGTGAAATCCATCGCACAAGTCGATTAGTGAGTAAATTGACAGGAATGGTCGTACCGGGTAATAAAGCAATCGTAGGTGCGAATGCTTTTGCCCATGAATCTGGCATTCATCAAGATGGTATGTTGAAAGAAAAAACAACCTATGAAATTATGTCTCCAGAAACGATAGGTTTAAAAGAAAGTAAATTAGTATTAGGAAAGCTTTCAGGTCGACATGCTTTTAGTGAAAAACTAGTAGATATGGGTTATGATGGCCTAAATGAAGAGCAGATTAAAGAAGCTTTTATAAAGTTTAAAAATCTAGCGGATAAGAAGAAAAACATAAGTGATGAAGATATACGAGCAATGTTAGAAGAGAAGCTTGTCAGCACACCTGAATTTTTCACACTTGAACGAATTGATTTATCTTACGGAAATCAATCGACTCCAATCGCTACGATTAGAATTAAAACGAATGAAGATGCAATAGCTGAAGAAACGCAAGAAGGAAATGGTTCTGTTGATGCTATTTACAACGCAATTGACAAAGCAACACAAGAAGAAGTTACTTTAGAGGATTATGCTATTAAATCCGTAACACATGGTAAAGATGCATTAGGGGAAGTGCACGTTGTACTGAAACAAGGTGACATTGCAGTAACGGGGCGTGGTGTTAGCACAGATATTCTTGATGCAAGTGCGCGTGCTTACATCGATGCCGTGAACCGAATTATTGATAGAAAAACCTCTGATAGTGTGGATAAGAGAGGAAATATTACTTTAATTTAAAAAAAATAAATAACCTGCCACATCCTTTGTTAGGCAGGTTATTTTTTTGATAAGGAGAGAAGACATGTCTGATATAAAAAAAATCGCAGTTATAGCCGGAGATGGAATTGGTCCAGAGGTTGTGGCTGAAGCGGAGAAAGTCCTTAAAAAAACTGAAGAACTTTTTGGCTATAAATTTGAAACAGATCATGGGTTATTTGGTGGTATTGCGATTGATGAAAAGGGTACTCCACTCCCTCAAGAAACATTGGAAATGTGCAGAAACTCAGATGCAGTATTATTAGGTGCTGTTGGTGGGCCTAAATGGGACAATAATTCAAAGGAATTACGACCAGAAACTGGATTATTAGGAATTAGAAAGGAACTAGGTTTATTTTCTAATATAAGACCTGCTGTTGTTTTTGATTGTTTAAAGGAAGCTTCTACTTTAAAACCAGAAGTGTTAGATGGCACAGATTTAATCGTAGTTCGTGAATTAACAGGAGGTATTTATTTCGGGGAAAAATTTAGACGTGATACTGAGTTT
The window above is part of the Chengkuizengella sp. SCS-71B genome. Proteins encoded here:
- a CDS encoding 2-isopropylmalate synthase; translation: MRKIYVFDTTLRDGEQSPGVNLNTQEKVEIALQLERLGIDRIEAGFPAASPGDLKSVSEVAEAVKNSSIIGLSRSREQDIEAARQALQKAEDPCLHLFLATSPIHRKYKLRMEKQQVLETAEAAIRYAKKYFNKIEFSPEDAARTELDFLCEVTEMAVRAGATVVNIPDTVGFMTPDEFGNIFKTLRENVHGIEKIQLSAHCHDDLGMATANALAAIRNGADQIEGTINGIGERAGNTSIEEVAMALETRKDFYEATTSLKLSEIHRTSRLVSKLTGMVVPGNKAIVGANAFAHESGIHQDGMLKEKTTYEIMSPETIGLKESKLVLGKLSGRHAFSEKLVDMGYDGLNEEQIKEAFIKFKNLADKKKNISDEDIRAMLEEKLVSTPEFFTLERIDLSYGNQSTPIATIRIKTNEDAIAEETQEGNGSVDAIYNAIDKATQEEVTLEDYAIKSVTHGKDALGEVHVVLKQGDIAVTGRGVSTDILDASARAYIDAVNRIIDRKTSDSVDKRGNITLI
- the ilvC gene encoding ketol-acid reductoisomerase, with amino-acid sequence MAVTMYYENDADLNVLSGKTIAVIGYGSQGHAQAQNLRDSGVHVIIGLRKGRSWDQATNDGFQVFTVDEATKKADIVQILMPDETQGTVYREMIAPNLKKGSAIMFSHGFNINFGQIVPPADVDVFMIAPKSPGHLVRRTYVEGFGVPGLIAVEQDSTGKAKELGLAYAKGIGCTRAGVIETTIREETETDLFGEQAVLCGGVSALVKAGFETLTEAGYQPEVAYFECLHELKLIVDLMYEGGLERMRYSVSDTAEYGDYVTGPRIVTEETKKEMKRVLEDIQQGKFARDFILENQSNRAFFTATRRQESEHPIEEVGSKLREMMHWISK
- the ilvB gene encoding biosynthetic-type acetolactate synthase large subunit — translated: MSTLTLKATNKELYTKLMQPDVITGSEILLRSLLLEGVDCVFGYPGGAVLYIYDAIHGNPDFNHLLTRHEQGAIHAADGYARSTGKVGVCIATSGPGATNLVTGIATAYMDSVPLVIITGNVMSTAIGTDAFQEADITGITMPITKHSYLVRDVKDLSKIVHEAFHIASTGRKGPVLIDIPKDISAHKTEFNYDNQINIRGYNPTVLPNKLQVERLLKAIDEAKKPVILAGGGVVYAGAQEELLEFVSKTNIPTITTLLGIGGFPSSNDLWLGMPGMHGTYTANKALQSCDLLIGIGARFDDRVTMKVDGFAPNAKIAHIDVDPAEVGKVVETAIPCVGDVKKVLELVNQKAKAAQSEAWIQELQMMKKEFPLKYKDDNKHLKPQYVIEMIHKTTEGEAIVTTDVGQHQMWAAQYYKFNHPRSWITSGGLGTMGFGFPAAIGAQMGNPDRLVVSINGDGGMQMCAQELAICAIHNIPVKIVVINNQVLGMVRQWQEIIYDNRYSHIDLSGSPDFVKLAEAYGVKGLRATNKEEAQKAWQEAMDTPGPVLIDFIVEKHENVYPMVKQGSTIDEMLMGDS
- the ilvN gene encoding acetolactate synthase small subunit, coding for MNATKHTISILVNNQPGVLQRVASLFGRRGFNIESITVGKSEEEGLSRMIIVTIGDDQKLEQISKQLYKVIDVIKVIDISANPMVERELALIKVNAEPSIRPEIIGVVETFRATIVDIGPKSIMVQVVGDSDKVKAMVELLKPYGVIQLTRTGVAAMIRGV